One Microbacterium sp. No. 7 genomic window carries:
- a CDS encoding alpha/beta hydrolase, whose protein sequence is MVEFRDGGMFNPLAAGPYFEIDSEQVGGRFAISVSLPAAYHQTDEPLPVLYVTDGNVMGPLSGGVSFSFTLEKEAVVPCRPYVQVAIGYTAEDAAQMLSIRNRDLVPPGEPIAPSMYPYMRDHFGLPEGEMLDGAMDTFFASYADGHGDRLLEFIKKELHPVIAEEFRIDTNDVGFFGYSFGGLLALYALGEGDGFFSRIGAGSPGILVDDSVVFPRYADALGKATPTHDLHLHISVNIHEMEGPVEAYRRLAIGSLRFLNLVKAEPLPGLRVTSEMLPGNDHEAGLIDAYRSFVRSSYRL, encoded by the coding sequence ATGGTCGAGTTCCGCGACGGCGGGATGTTCAATCCCCTTGCCGCCGGCCCCTATTTCGAGATCGACTCCGAGCAGGTGGGAGGGAGGTTCGCGATCTCGGTGAGCCTTCCCGCCGCCTACCACCAGACGGATGAGCCGCTTCCCGTGCTGTACGTGACCGACGGCAACGTCATGGGCCCGCTCAGCGGCGGCGTCTCCTTCTCGTTCACGCTCGAGAAGGAGGCCGTGGTGCCCTGCCGCCCCTACGTGCAGGTCGCCATCGGATACACCGCCGAGGACGCCGCGCAGATGCTCTCCATCCGCAATCGCGACCTCGTGCCGCCGGGCGAGCCCATCGCCCCGTCGATGTACCCGTACATGCGCGACCACTTCGGCCTCCCCGAGGGCGAGATGCTCGACGGCGCGATGGACACGTTCTTCGCCAGCTACGCGGACGGGCACGGCGACCGACTGCTGGAGTTCATCAAGAAGGAGCTGCACCCCGTCATCGCCGAGGAGTTCCGCATCGACACGAACGACGTCGGGTTCTTCGGCTACTCGTTCGGCGGACTGCTCGCCCTGTACGCGCTGGGCGAGGGCGACGGGTTCTTCTCCCGCATCGGCGCCGGCAGCCCCGGCATCCTCGTCGACGACAGCGTCGTCTTCCCGCGCTACGCGGACGCCCTCGGGAAGGCGACGCCGACGCACGACCTGCACCTGCACATCTCGGTCAACATCCACGAGATGGAGGGCCCCGTCGAGGCCTACCGCCGACTGGCGATCGGCAGCCTGCGCTTCCTCAACCTGGTCAAGGCCGAGCCGCTCCCCGGCCTGCGCGTGACGAGCGAGATGCTCCCCGGCAACGACCACGAGGCGGGCCTCATCGACGCCTACCGCAGCTTCGTGCGCAGCTCCTACCGGCTGTAG